From Achromobacter spanius, a single genomic window includes:
- a CDS encoding LysR family transcriptional regulator has translation MPTPLKIQHLRQFLMAADHGSFRVAAQGTFRSQAAVSAAMQDLEQQLGAPLFEPGKRAQLTALGQAVAPLFRELLATHDRVLDAARQYGMGSQGPVALAVMPSLADEWLPRLLERYARSHPDIRIRALDETSPEVHRLVLAGDVQVGVAGQSPRTAEVAFTPVARDAFGLVCKKSHPLARRRGPVTWAALADERLIGNATFETLKNRQLGSGIDDPAIVVSNRASLLASVVGGLGVTVLPVLARPAAGSGLAFVPLVEPVVERIVGVLTRKEETLLPSVAAMHALALRSLAQFTRRKGAVLV, from the coding sequence ATGCCCACCCCCCTTAAGATCCAGCACTTGCGCCAGTTCCTGATGGCCGCCGACCACGGCAGCTTTCGTGTCGCCGCGCAGGGCACGTTCCGGTCGCAGGCAGCCGTGTCCGCCGCCATGCAGGACTTGGAGCAACAGCTAGGCGCGCCGCTCTTCGAACCCGGCAAGCGCGCCCAGTTGACGGCGCTGGGTCAGGCGGTCGCGCCGCTGTTCCGAGAGCTGCTGGCCACGCATGACCGCGTGCTGGATGCGGCGCGGCAATACGGCATGGGCAGCCAGGGACCCGTGGCGCTGGCCGTCATGCCGTCGCTGGCGGACGAATGGCTGCCCCGTCTGCTGGAACGCTATGCGCGCAGCCACCCGGACATCCGCATCCGCGCGCTGGACGAAACGTCGCCCGAGGTGCATCGGCTGGTGCTGGCGGGCGACGTGCAGGTGGGCGTGGCCGGACAATCCCCGCGCACGGCCGAGGTGGCCTTCACGCCGGTGGCGCGCGACGCCTTTGGCCTGGTCTGCAAAAAGAGTCATCCGCTGGCGCGGCGGCGCGGGCCGGTGACCTGGGCGGCGCTGGCGGACGAACGCCTGATCGGCAACGCCACCTTTGAAACGCTGAAGAATCGCCAACTGGGTAGCGGCATCGATGACCCGGCCATCGTGGTGTCCAACCGCGCTTCGCTATTGGCCAGCGTGGTGGGCGGCCTGGGCGTGACGGTGTTGCCGGTGCTGGCGCGGCCCGCGGCGGGCAGTGGGCTGGCTTTCGTGCCGCTGGTCGAACCCGTGGTCGAACGCATCGTCGGCGTGCTGACGCGCAAGGAAGAGACGCTGCTGCCATCGGTGGCCGCCATGCACGCGCTGGCGTTGCGGTCGCTGGCGCAGTTCACGCGCCGCAAGGGCGCGGTGCTGGTGTAG